From the genome of Zalophus californianus isolate mZalCal1 chromosome 5, mZalCal1.pri.v2, whole genome shotgun sequence:
TTTGGAGGCTTACAGGGGAACTGTTCTTCAGGGTTTTCTCGGCTGAGGCCTGGCTGAAGTGATGTGGGGGTTCCTTCAAAGATTCAATGAGACCACCCTTCTTTGTTCTggtcccctccaccctccagcgCTCAGAAATCTGCATCTTCCAGCAGGATCTGGTGAATTCTGACAGGTGGATCTGAGGTCACAGCAGGACATCGAATGGAAAAGTCTAGCGGATGATGTCGGGCTAGaactcaggaaaaagaacaagggTAAGGCTAATAATTGTTGcaattttttgagttctttctgtgtgccaggcgctgtgctaaCTAAGCACTTTACATCTGATTGCTCAGTGAATCCTCACATCAACCCTGTCAGGAAGGTACCAGTactagccccatttcacagatgaggagttTAGGCTCAAAAAATTCAAGTCACtttcccaagttcacacagctagaaagtggtggGGGATTTGAATCCAAGCCGTTAGGACTCTGGAATTCAAACTCTTAACCACTCCACTCTCCTTTAGGAGTCTACAACAGAAGAGAGTTCAAGAAGAGGTCAATGGATAGAGAACTGAAACATGGGCAATGCTTAGACTCCGggtcaggaggaggaagaggcaatGGCAGACACAGAATGATCAGGAGGTAAACAAACACAGGAGATGCAGTACAAGGGAAGCTGGAGAGGAGACAGATTCAAAGGCCTGATGCAAAAGATGGTGATTTTTTATGGGTCCTGGGGACTAGGTAGGTGTGGGAGTATTTAGCACCTTTGGGGTATCTGTGCAGATCAtgaaaaaaccagaaaaaaagctAGAGAGAGGAGACTCACTTGATTGAGTCCTAAGTCCACAGTCCCGGTCTTTCCTGGGTTCTGGCTGCAGCCAAACAATTGTCCCCCCACTCCACCATATCCTGataaaacttttccaaaaaggCAGCTTTAGTGAATTTCTAATATTTGCAATAAAAGTCAAAACTaatgtgggggagggcagagaagggagtTGAGCCAACCCTGAGTTCAAGGTTTCTTTCCTGAATGGCTTGGGGAAATGATATAATTGACAGAAATAAGGAAGTGGGATGATGGGATGGTTTTGTATGTGGAATCAAGGAGTGGACAGTCAACTGAGTCAAGTGCTCTGGGCCAAGGAAATTGATTGAGCAAAGGCCCACTGGTGGTTAACAAGGTGGTCTTTGATGACCGCACTGACAGCTGTGTCAGAAGAACAGTGATGGAAGCTGGGAGACGAAGCTGAAGAGCAAAGGAGTCTTGAAGTCATGGGAGGCAGTATGTGCGCTACTTAATTAAGAAATCTGGCAGTAGAGAGAATGAAACAGAACGGTAGCTGAAAAGGGCAGGAGGATCAAATAAAGGATTTTCCCCCTAAGATAAGAAAGGCTCTTGTATATTTCATAGGCGGAAAGGAAATAACTGGTAGAGAGACACATGCTTTGGCAGGAGGGTCAGGATAATTATAGAGACAAGGTTCTagaagagacaggaagagaatgGGACTAAGAACAAACACAGTTTGGCCTTAGAACAAAGGGAAGAGACAGACCTCTCCATTGAGGTTGTCATTTCCTCTAACTCATATTCATGccttacatttatttgtatagTGTGCAACTAAACATCCACAGCTATACTCACAGCAGCTCTCAAGTTAGAACCTTCTTCGTTGTCACCATTTACTGACCatgtatgtgccaggcaatgtatATACTGTTATCTCACAAGGAGGCTACAATTGTCATTCCCATCttctagatgaggaaagtgagggaaAAGATTTATAATTTGTTCTAAGCCTTTTAGTACTGTTTGACTTTTTCCTAGAATAGGGACTCTTTTAACCAACCATTACTTAAATGAGGGGTAAAATCCACTGAGCCTGGTCTGCTCCTTGTTCTTGGCAGGCAGGCTCTTCCTTAACACACTTTACACTTAGGTACAAATTATTTGAACCACCTAGCCAACGTCATGTCCACATCCTACCAGGTAGCAGGCTTCCtatgacatgtttttttttaagatttatttattattttttttaagattttatttatttatttgacagagacagacacagcgagagagggaacacaagcagggagagtgggagagggagaagcaggctttccgccgagcagggagcccgacgtgggacttgatccccggaccctgggatcatgactggagccaaaggcagccgcccaaccaactgagccacccaggcgtcccagccaCACTGATCTTACGTTGTGCTCTCTTTGCTTCTCTGGGACTTTGCACCAGCTGTTTTCCTGCCAGAACTgacttccccttcccttcttcatCTGGCTAGTTCCCAAACCTCATCATTCAGGTTCATCAGTTAAGCTGTTGCTgtttccaggaagtcttcctgacTTCCAAACCTAGATGTTCTCATAGCACCCTGTACTTTCCCCACTAAACCACACTTCCTAGTATTTGTGCAAACCTTTGCACTGATTGTGGGCTGACTGTATGAACTGCTTTAGCCAACAGAGTATAGGTGCAGGTTCCAGGCCTAAAGCTTAAGAAGCCTGGCAGCTTGCACTTTTGTACACTGAGAGGCTCTGAGCCACCACTTAAGTTCAGCTACTCAACTAGAGAGGCCTGAGACTgcatggagaaggaaagaggctCAGCCATTCCAGTATCCTAGTTGAGCCTTCACAGGAATCCAGCCACAGCTGCCATCTGACTGCCACCTCATGAGACCTGAAGTGAGACCAGGAGAATTACCCAGCTGAGGCCAGTCAATtcacagaactgtgagagataataaaataattgttttaagccactaaatttcaGAGCATTTGTTATGCTGCACTAACTAAAACACTATGCTGTATTTTATTTGTCTACTGAGTGTGTCTGCCCTGCTAGATTATTTTCTCTGAGGACAGGGAccacatcctttttcttttttttttaaagattttatttattcatttgagagagagagcatgagcagggggagaggcagagggagggagagagagagagagagataagcagactccccagtgagcagggagcgcgaCGGGGTGCTTGATCCCaaaatcctgggatcatgacctgagccgaaggcagacgcttaaccaactgagccccccaggtgccctgaccacatcaattttttaaaaaattgtaatatacTCAGGACATTCTCCAGAGAATAAGCACTAATATATTTGATTAATGTAAATTAAGAGTCTCTACAAAAACAAAGACGATAAAAAATGTCTAGAACACTCACTGTGAGGAGTATACAGTGTTGTCAACAAAAGGTGAAGAACTGGCTATCTGGGCAgtagcttccttttttttcctttttaaaaattttatttatttatttgtcagagagagagagagcacaagcaaggggagcatcaagcagagggaaaagcaggctccctgttgagcaaggatcccaatgctgatcccaggactcttgggatcatgacctgagttgaaggcagacacttaaccgactgagccacccagacgtccctggGCAGTAGGTTCCTAATGTTAAGTTAGACAGCTTATCTCTGTAGAAGGATTGAGTCAAATGGACTGGGCCACAAGCCAACAACAGAGAGCAACCTTGGGAGCTGAAAAAGAGAATGGCCAGTGGCTTTAGCAAAGGTAAAGGCAAGGGAACAaagttgtcattcttttttttttttttaagattttatttatttatttgagagagagaatgagatagagagagagcatgagaggggagagggtcagagggagaagcagactccccgctgagcagggagcccgatgcgggactcgatcccgggactccaggaccatgacctgagccgaaggcagtcgcttaaccaactgagccacccaggcgccccaaagttgtCATTCTGATGGTGCTCCTCAGGGCAACACTGAACAGGTGATCTGGTGTGCCAATGAGGACTCCAGCTGCCCTTGCCGTTGACCCCTCACACAAGTGGTGTTTAGATTTCTAGAGACAAGAGACGTCATGTCATTTTACACATGGAAACAAGACATcttatcttcacaatttttcaGCTAGCTTCAAACATGAAGGGCCCTCAGTGTTTGTACATGGAATGAATATGTTCCTAACCAAATCAATAAATCGCTGAGGGGGGTCTGGTGCTCTTGTCTGTAATCATCATCAGCACAAGGTGTCCAGTCAAGAGACATTGTTTGACAATTTTTGTCAAGTTCTATGTGGACACAAAATGGGAAAATGCCATCCCTCCCCTGAGGGAAAGAACTGGGGAGAGTAGACTTACACAAATGAGATAATTAAATAACAGGGCAACATATAATTACTGCTAAATTGTGTGGTAAGAAATTAAGTGCTACAGGAATTGGGAAAAGCGGAGAGCAGTGAGGGCTCAAACAGTTGGGGAGTCGTCACTGAAGAGCTGGATGTGGCCGAGCCTGGGGGCATGAAAAGAACTGCAGACAGGCTGACAGGAAGAAAGGTGCAGAAGTCCCAGGAGGAAGAACAGAGCCAAACCAGCACGCTGGTTATTTTGAGGCAGCAACACAAGGAATGTGAAAGGTGGCTGCCCCAAATCCCAAAACAAGGATATCTCTGAATAGTTTCCCAATACTTGCACTCCTGggcctttattttttgtttcttctgcttgCAATGGCTTTCTGCCTTCTCTACCTAGCAAACTCTTTACTCATATGTAAAAGTCCAGCTCGAATGCATCTAGTTCTCTGTATCCTTCCTCAGTATCCCATAACCCAGCATCATGCTTCTTTTGGAACATATCTATTGTTTTTGCCtactcacctcctccaccaccgcAATTCACATCAACTTACATTTATTAGgctcttactatgtgctaggggctatgctaaacattttaaatgtactaTTTAATCCTCAGCAATTTCATGAGGTATTTTTcctaccattttatagatgaagaacctgaggcttCAAGTGCTTAATTAAACTGCCCAAGAGCACATAGCTAGGAAGTAAAAAAGCTATGATTCAAACCATTTGTGGAACTCCAGAGGCCATTCTTAAAATACTCGAAGGTTTATTTGTGGAGGCCACAAATACTCTCATGTCTTCTCAGATTCTAGGATGGTGGCCGCCATATGGCTTAAATATTGTTGAACAAATACAACTGTCCTATCACATGCCAAGGTCTAAAAGTAGGTGATTCCTGTAAACTGTTACCCCAGGTGTAGACTTCCACCCAACCAAAAGTCATGTAcctgggggaaaggaggagggtggAAGTCTAAGCATCTTACATTTGAATTTGAgttcctttaatttaaaaattcaagtgtAGTGGAAGCAGAACCATTCTCTTCCACACAGAATAATGCATAGATAACATTGGGTGGGTCTGGGGAGGGCTTTGATTAacaggtgtggggggtggggtgggaggagtctCCTCTTAGGTATTTTGAAAGCAACTCAGGTAGTTCCTGTCGAGCCAGCAAGGACTGGTCGAGATCACTCCATCAGACCCTATCACCGCGCAGGCTGAGGCCCAGACAGGGGAAGGGGTCGTGCGGAGGCTACACGGTGACACAAAGCTGAGCCAGAGTTGGGACCCCGGCATCAGAACGCTGCCTTTTTTCATCGCCTACCCCGTCCGTCCGGGCCCGGATCTCCTAGTCGCGGGCCTTGGACGGCAGAGCTCGGACTACGGGCTTCTCTCGTCGGACCCTAGCGCTCCTCTCCTCCAGCCACCGGCCCCGGTGACTCGTCTAGTGGCGGGGCTGGGAaacagggttcccctttcgcTTCTCCACTGTGTCTGCAAAGCCGTCCTGCGCTACCGAGGCCCCTAGGCTCGCCTCCCCGCAGTCCCGTTTCGGACGCGGCTCAGCTCGGCCACCTGCGATCCCCCGCCGCTGCGCGCCCTCCCCACTGTCTGGCGCGCGGCTAGCGACACCTCTTTCAGGGGCAGGTCGGGCCCATATCCACGCCCTTGCCGCAGTTCACCTCCTCGTCAGCCCCAAAGACGCCTACACCCCCACTTCCTTTCGCGTAGCGCCGGCCTTCCGGCTGCGCCCCTTTCTAATTGGCTGACTGAGCGCTTCCTCAGGACTCGGCCATTCGGAGGGCGAACGGGCCGTCCCGGCGGGCCGTCCCTCTCGCCGCCGCCCCGTGGTCGGCCCTGTGTGTTGGGCCTGCGAGTTCTCTATGCTGTTGGCAACGACATGTGGCGCCTCCCGCGACTCCTGGGCCGAGGTAAGGGGCGTTGGAGCCGCGGGTCGTGAGGCAGCTGGAACTTCGAACTGAAGGAAGAGGACGGGCCAAGGGGACGGAGCCGAAGCTTCAGTGGGCGGGGTTAAAGTTGAGGGAAGGCGGAGTCTAAATAGCCGTGGCTACAGCCGCCTGTCAGGGGCCGCGGGAATTCGAGGTGTGGGTGGGGCTCATGGGGAAGAGGGTGGAGCGTAGAGCCACGGAGATGGGTGGGGCTGTTGGAAGGGGAGGAGTCAAATGGCCAGGGCTCGGAGTCTGGGAAAGATGAGTAGGGGCCGGTGGAGTAGGCGGAGCCAATGAAAAGAGGCGGGATTTAGAGAGGGGCGATTCAAGCATTGAGTTTGTGTGTGAATGTccggtaatttttttttttttaagattttatttatttatttgacagagagagacacagctagagagggaacacaagcggggggagtgggagagggagaagcaggcttcgtcggagcagggagcctgatgcggggctcgatcctggggctctgggatcatgacctgagccgaaggcagacgcttaatgactgagccatccaggcgccccggtaattttattttatttttttaaaagattttatttatttattagagagcgagcgagagagaaacagcatgagaggggagagagccagagggagaaacaggctccccactgagctgggagcctgatgtgggactcgatcccaggactccgggatcacgacccgagccaaaggcagtcgcttaaccaactgagccacgcaggcgccccccgGTAATTTTATTGTAACAGTGATTGTCAGCCCTGGGAGGACTTCGGAGTCACGTGGGGAGCATTTTCAAAATATGCCCTGAATGAGCCTGGTTTATTGGTTCTGGATGGCACCTCAGAAACTGTACTAGGCAAAAGAGTCCCGTATGTCCTTGTTTAAGAACTGCAGAGGCAGATGCCAGTGATTCCTGGGTTCCTGGAGTGGGGCTCTGTCAAGTGGCAGAGGGAAGATCGGTGGGGCTGCCACTACCTCAGTGCTGTTTATGTCGAGGTGATTGATCTTTGTTGTTCTACACAGCTCTTCCCAGTCTGCTGGGATCTGGCCTCCGGGGGGTGACCCCCAAGTCCCCCAACCCAGATGGGCTGCAGGCTGCCTCCTCCAGCCTGCTGGTCCCTGTCCCCAGCTTTGACAGGTGAGATACTTCCATTCTGTCACCCATCTCTTCCTCtggcctccttctcctcccacttAGGATAGAACTTGATAGCCTTTCTTGCCTCATCTAGGTCAGGCCCCCATGGCCCAGGCCCAGGCACAAAGAGGGGCCCAAGGTCTCATGGATGGAAGGATGCCTTCCAGTGGATGTCTACCCGTGTTTCCCCAAACACCTTGTGGGATGCCATATCATGGGTAAGGCTTCCCCAGTGCTGTCCTTGCCCTTCTGTGTGGATGAGAATGATCCTGCATGGAAATATAGCCTGGAAACAAGAGCTAGGGCATCACTGCTCCCACACTTGAAATTTGAGTAACCCATGGCATTTGGAGCCTGTTTGGTGAGATATTGctgctctccttcccccaccctcttcctccttttattcagtaaacatttgtttcaCACATTCTCTGAGCATTTTTGTTAGGCACTAGTGACACAGTAGAGAACAAGGTAGATGTGATTCTTGCCTTGATGAAGCTTACAATGAATAATACTAAATAGCTGACATTTTATGtattaatgtaaatattatatatgcattattgtctttaatccttacaaaaatcTTGCAAGGGAAatataatctccattttatagataagggaaCTCAGGCTCTGAAACTTTAGGTAACATGCTTAAGGTCATACAGCTATGAAGTAGAGAAACCGTATTTATTCTGGAGCTCATGCTCTTAGCCACCATGCTCTACAGCttattgtttatttctctgtgtactcaaattttgtctttctccctcagtGAAGATGTAAACTCCGTGGGGACAGAGACTGTAACTTGTCTTTGCCAGTGTACCCAGCGCCTGTTGTAACAGAGAAGTATTTGAGTGTGCACAGGAAGGGACAGGGAAAACCTAGTACAGATCCAGGTACATGGTagttgctcaaaaaatatttgttgactctGACCTATAAAGTCAGGTGCTCAGCAGCGAACACTAGGTCCAACAAGGCAGAATCTTCGTCATTCAGGTTCTGCACACATCACTCTCGTTTCTGTCACATCTCATCCCTATCACTTTTATGCTGTATACTTTGAGCAAGTAACTTGACTTCCCTGAGCATCAGTTGTCTCATTGTAAATTGGTGTCATCAGCAGAATGGAGCCTAGAATGTGCCCGTGGCAGGGCCACTTCTCTCTGCGGAGCTGTGGACTAGGGGCATAGCATACCCTGGAGAGCAGAGCATTTTCCCAATTTGTCAAAGATCTGAGTCCTAGAGCAATTCCCCAGTGAGTCCTTCTAGAAACTGGGCCTGGATTCCAGGGGTCCTGATGCTGTCCCTCAGCTCTGTCACTGTTGACCATGTGAAAGGGCCTGAATACAAGCTGTCCCCACTGCCATGGATACATGTCTCTTATTACATCCTGgcaccttctcttccttctggcaTCAGTTCACACATCAGCCCTCTAGAGAGGCTTTCCTTGATGCCCTGTTTTCTCAGACCTCCCTCTTATGCTCTGTGAAAACTcctgatttgtttcttttttggcaTTTAGCATAACTTGTGGTTATTGTGTTTATTTCTCGGTGTACTCgaaatttgtctttctccctcagtgaaaatgtaaactccatgaggacagagactgTAACTTGTCTCGGCCAGTGTACCCAATGCCTATTGTCATAAATAAGTATTTGGGTGTGCACAGGAAGGGACAGGGAAAACCAAGCAGTCACTGGGCTAGGAGCTAGCTTAGGTCTTCCACAGACCTGTCAGGGAAGAGATACCGAGACACCTTCAGCAACCTGTACCTGTGAATGTGTCTCTGGTGGGGTGGcttgggcagagggaaaggaagaccTGGTGCCCCAGGCTAGAGAAGGACAGTGAACCTGATGGGGAACTCTGACCTGCACTGCATTTGTGGCTAAGCCGCAGCTTACCACATTATCTTTTTGCCTGCTTAAACTTTATTCATTAACTTATtatgcatttaataaatacttgcatGTATTTGTTAGTGCTATATCTTAGTACTCTCCTAGGCTCCGGGGATACAGTGGTGAGCAAAACACACACAATTCCTGCCGTCATGGCGTTTAAGACTAACTAGAGAGACAGAGCTTAGCTCAGTAATTGTCGAGGTGATTATTTAAGTACCACTGTGACCAGGGCTCTAAGGGACATTTGGGCACTgggagaggattttttttcttttcaagattttatttatgtttttgacagagacacagcgagagagggaacacgagcagggggagtgggagagggagaggcaggcttcccgctaagcagggagcccagtgcgggtcccgatcccaggaccctcggatcacgacccgagctgaaggcggacgcttaacaactgagccacccaggtgccccttcgcTGGGGAGAGGATTAGTTGGCCATAGCCAGGCGTCAGGAAAGGCTTCTCGAGGAAGTGATGTCTGAGCTGAAGGGGGAGACTGAGGGAGGTGACCAGTGCAAAGCTGGGTCCCTGATGTGCTGTCTTTCCCAGGGCACTCTGGCCGTGCTGGCCCTGCAGCTGGCAAGGCAGATCCATTTCCAGTCGTCCCTGCCAGCAGGACCTCGGCAAGCAGGGCACTGCTTTTGGCGCCGTCCCCTGGATCGTTTCCTCTCATCTCCCTTGTGGCATCCGCAAAAGTCCTGTGAGTTCTCAGTCCCAGGGACGGGAGGGCTAGGCTGGGAGTTTCTCTGGGCCAGGAAGCATCTCTGGACACACCTCAGGAAAAGAGCCATCAGCAGCTCCTTGCCTTTCCTATCTGAAGTCAGAGGAAGGGGAATGTGAGGAAGTTCTGTCCACCCAGGGTGTGGGCCACACCTGCCCTTCAGTGTCCTCCCATGTCCTCCCCTCACCTTCCATGGAGGGAGCCCCACAGGGAGCCCACAGGCTACTTTAGATCCTGGGTGTGGCTTCCTGCTTGCCTCTCAGCCAGTTGGATCATTCTCTGGTTAGTCATTCATGAATAAGTGGATCTTCATTGGAGAGCTGTTATGTACCATGGTACCCAGGCAGTACAGCCTAGTGGTTAGGACCCTGGAGTTAGTGTCAGGGTTCAAGCCCCAGAGCTGTCGCATACTGGTCTTGTGTCCCTGAACAAGTCACTTttaacttccctgtgcctcagtttcctcatctataaaatggggtaataagaAAACCTACCTCATAGGTTTCTTGGgaggagtaaatgagttaatacacgtCAAAGagttagaatagtgcctggcacgcAGTAAGTACCCAGAAAGTATTAGTTTAAGTTCTTGTTCTTATAATTATAATCATGATCGATATTATTATCAAAGTGCGAGGTGCTGGGGCTACAACAGTGAATAAGGTAGATATCTCCCTGCTACTGGGAGAAATCAGGCATTGGCATGATTTATACCCGGGGCAGGAGATCAGCATAAATGGGGGCCCCTCTGGACCCCTCCAGATGGAAGCCAGCAAAGGAAACGGAGGAGGGAGGTTGAGGTGTGTGAAGGAGGTGTCAGAGGGATCCCACATTCTTCCCCCAAACCTCAGGGGACCCTCAGTCAAGCCCAAGCAAACTGAGCTGATCCCCTTCTGATGTGACTGCTCTTACTGGGTCTTTCCAGCACTTCGGAGACACATCCTCCCCAGCCCTGATGGCCCAGCTCCCAGGCATACTGGTCCCAGGGAACCTGGGCTGGGCCAGAAAGAAGCCTCCACTCAGCCCAAGAATCTCTCTTCACACAGCTCCTTGAGGGCATCCGGTCTTCAGGGTCCCTCTGAGGAAGGTATGTTTCCACATTCTAGAATCAGCCAGAGGTAGAGGGGGTGGGGAATTGGGCAGATGGACATTTGTTGCTTCGTATGCCCGATAAGGGAATCGTTCCTGTCAGGCCCCTGCTTTCTGGGGCACTTCAGAATGATTCTGTTTCCTGGCAGTGGCGCTGGCTGGAGGGGCTAGGGAGACTGGCACagtgggagaaaaggagaaaccaCACTTTCTCCTTTGCCCTGACTGGGTGTCACCCATTTTCCTTGCAGATCCCAGTGATCTGGGCTTCCTGCCCACCAATGGTAGCTTCCAATCCAGGGCAAAGCCAGCCCAGCCTCAGCCCGCTGGAGAAAAACAGGTATTGTTCAGATTTGGCCTCTGGATCCTCATAACATTCCCCTGGGCAGGTGGCAGTTCCAGTGAACTGTCTCATGATGAGTCTTTGTATTTCTTCCTCAGGAACAAGATAAATCAAAAACGCTTTCCCTCGAGGAGGCCGTTACTTCCATTCAGCAGCTCTTCCAGCTCACCGTTTCCATTGCTTTCAACTTCCTGGGTAACTGGGTGGACCTTGCGTCAAGGCAGGCGGAGGGGAAAATGGCAAGGGTATGGGGTTGGTCAAACAGAGTTAGGGTAGGGAGCAATTTAAACGAGAGAGTTTATTTTCGCCCGGGTAGGTAGACCAAATGTGGCATGGTGGCACAGTGGTGTCAGGGACCCATCCTCCTGGTTCTGCCGTTCTTAAAACTGGCTTCCATCTCAAGGTCCAGGTTGGCTATTCCAGCTTTTTTCAGGAAGGGGAAAGGTGGGAAAGCTAAAGCATCACTCCTTTCCACCCCACAAGTTGTACAAACCATTGACCAGAATGTAGGCTTATGGCCACACCTACTTGCAGAGGAGCCCGGGAAGTGTCGCCTTTAGCCGAATAACCACGTGCTTACCTGAAAGTTCTGTTACTGTgtaagaaggagaagagaaatcttGGAGGATCCCTTGCATTTTCTGACACATTTAGGCAAGAACAGGCTCCTTAGGTTTGGAGCAGGCCCTCAAGTGCACAGACAGGACCTTCTTACCCACATCCGGAGATTCCGGGTGCTCCCCCACCATCTGTCCCGTTCTTCATGGTGACTTGGCTTAAGTTTCAGGCCTTTCAATGTGGCGACTCAGCTAATGGGCAGATGGGGGAGAAGCTGGGATTCATTTAGTACAAATTTCACCTTTCGCTAGGCCCTATTTTAGGTTTCAGGG
Proteins encoded in this window:
- the DELE1 gene encoding death ligand signal enhancer isoform X3: MWRLPRLLGRALPSLLGSGLRGVTPKSPNPDGLQAASSSLLVPVPSFDRSGPHGPGPGTKRGPRSHGWKDAFQWMSTRVSPNTLWDAISWGTLAVLALQLARQIHFQSSLPAGPRQAGHCFWRRPLDRFLSSPLWHPQKSSLRRHILPSPDGPAPRHTGPREPGLGQKEASTQPKNLSSHSSLRASGLQGPSEEDPSDLGFLPTNGSFQSRAKPAQPQPAGEKQEQDKSKTLSLEEAVTSIQQLFQLTVSIAFNFLGTENMRNGDYTAAFSYFQKAADHGYSKAQYNVGLCHEHGRGTPRDLGKAALSYQLAASQGHSLAQYRYARCLLQGPASAGGPKQQRAVSMLKQAADSGLREAQAFLGVLFTKEPHLDEQRAVKYFWLAANNGDSQSRYHLGICYEKGLGVQRNLGEAVRCYQQSAALGNEPAQERLRNLFSVEVAGKDHLTSALKKEACGFSESYRNLSPRTEASYLLTFPKNLKHLPWHSKEESV